The Lycium barbarum isolate Lr01 chromosome 10, ASM1917538v2, whole genome shotgun sequence genome includes a region encoding these proteins:
- the LOC132614546 gene encoding SEC12-like protein 1 isoform X1, with protein sequence MLFELYGHEDNIKFVRKEFALEDVGPQKCMASSVDGSKLATGGVDGRFRLFEWPTMRIIVDEPKSHKSFRDMDFRGSKDGDICVIEVKKMEISSLNKRMHLGTNITSLEFYPSERVALTTSSQWGAMVTKLNVSADWKEWQIYLLLWGLFLASAILFYMFFENSDSFWNFPHPSSRLKIETLHGDPTSDEQWSSFVRVDLICGPGKWFVEAVDKGNCSSWVWARPPTLTSASLLRLRMRLRQPMLFGKYSTGSWDILILRILSLCFPLAICCLKLILRIMLVLIVNHVLLQNHICAI encoded by the exons ATGTTGTTTGAGTTATATGGTCATGAAGATAATATAAAATTTGTGCGCAAGGAGTTTGCTCTCGAAGATGTTGGTCCACAAAAATGCATGGCCTCTAGTGTTGATGGCTCCAAATTAGCCACAGGCGGCGTT GATGGACGTTTCAGACTTTTTGAGTGGCCAACCATGCGCATTATTGTGGATGAACCTAAATCTCACAAGTCATTCAGAGACATGGATTTCAG GGGAAGCAAAGATGGTGATATATGTGTTATTGAAGTGAAAAAGATGGAGATCTCCTCCTTGAACAAGAGAATGCACTTGGGAACCAATATCACTTCTTTGGAGTTTTATCCCAGTGAAAG GGTTGCTCTTACCACTTCCTCTCAATGGGGAGCAATGGTGACTAAGTTAAATGTCTCTGCTGATTGGAAAG AGTGGCAGATTTATCTATTACTCTGGGGATTATTTTTGGCATCAGCTATTCTATTTTACATGTTCTTTGAGAATTCTGATTCTTTCTGGAACTTCCCTCATCCATCTTCAAGACTAAAGATTGAAACTTTACATGGAGATCCAACATCTGATGAACAATGGAGCAGCTTTGTACGTGTAGATTT GATCTGCGGACCAGGAAAGTGGTTTGTCGAGGCCGTAGACAAGGGGAATTGTTCATCTTGGGTTTGGGCTCGTCCTCCGACTCTTACAAGTGCTTCCTTGCTTCGTCTTCGCATGAGATTGCGTCAACCAATGCTCTTTGGAAAATATAGCACAGGCAGTTGGGACATCCTCATACTCAGAATCTTAAGTCTTTGTTTTCCTCTGGCGATTTGTTGTCTAAAATTGATTTTAAGAATAATGTTAGTATTGATTGTGAATCATGTGCTCTTGCAAAATCACATTTGTGCCATTTAG
- the LOC132614546 gene encoding SEC12-like protein 1 isoform X3, whose protein sequence is MRIIVDEPKSHKSFRDMDFRGSKDGDICVIEVKKMEISSLNKRMHLGTNITSLEFYPSERVALTTSSQWGAMVTKLNVSADWKEWQIYLLLWGLFLASAILFYMFFENSDSFWNFPHPSSRLKIETLHGDPTSDEQWSSFVRVDLICGPGKWFVEAVDKGNCSSWVWARPPTLTSASLLRLRMRLRQPMLFGKYSTGSWDILILRILSLCFPLAICCLKLILRIMLVLIVNHVLLQNHICAI, encoded by the exons ATGCGCATTATTGTGGATGAACCTAAATCTCACAAGTCATTCAGAGACATGGATTTCAG GGGAAGCAAAGATGGTGATATATGTGTTATTGAAGTGAAAAAGATGGAGATCTCCTCCTTGAACAAGAGAATGCACTTGGGAACCAATATCACTTCTTTGGAGTTTTATCCCAGTGAAAG GGTTGCTCTTACCACTTCCTCTCAATGGGGAGCAATGGTGACTAAGTTAAATGTCTCTGCTGATTGGAAAG AGTGGCAGATTTATCTATTACTCTGGGGATTATTTTTGGCATCAGCTATTCTATTTTACATGTTCTTTGAGAATTCTGATTCTTTCTGGAACTTCCCTCATCCATCTTCAAGACTAAAGATTGAAACTTTACATGGAGATCCAACATCTGATGAACAATGGAGCAGCTTTGTACGTGTAGATTT GATCTGCGGACCAGGAAAGTGGTTTGTCGAGGCCGTAGACAAGGGGAATTGTTCATCTTGGGTTTGGGCTCGTCCTCCGACTCTTACAAGTGCTTCCTTGCTTCGTCTTCGCATGAGATTGCGTCAACCAATGCTCTTTGGAAAATATAGCACAGGCAGTTGGGACATCCTCATACTCAGAATCTTAAGTCTTTGTTTTCCTCTGGCGATTTGTTGTCTAAAATTGATTTTAAGAATAATGTTAGTATTGATTGTGAATCATGTGCTCTTGCAAAATCACATTTGTGCCATTTAG
- the LOC132614546 gene encoding SEC12-like protein 1 isoform X2, with translation MLFELYGHEDNIKFVRKEFALEDVGPQKCMASSVDGSKLATGGVDGRFRLFEWPTMRIIVDEPKSHKSFRDMDFRGSKDGDICVIEVKKMEISSLNKRMHLGTNITSLEFYPSERVALTTSSQWGAMVTKLNVSADWKEWQIYLLLWGLFLASAILFYMFFENSDSFWNFPHPSSRLKIETLHGDPTSDEQWSSFDLRTRKVVCRGRRQGELFILGLGSSSDSYKCFLASSSHEIASTNALWKI, from the exons ATGTTGTTTGAGTTATATGGTCATGAAGATAATATAAAATTTGTGCGCAAGGAGTTTGCTCTCGAAGATGTTGGTCCACAAAAATGCATGGCCTCTAGTGTTGATGGCTCCAAATTAGCCACAGGCGGCGTT GATGGACGTTTCAGACTTTTTGAGTGGCCAACCATGCGCATTATTGTGGATGAACCTAAATCTCACAAGTCATTCAGAGACATGGATTTCAG GGGAAGCAAAGATGGTGATATATGTGTTATTGAAGTGAAAAAGATGGAGATCTCCTCCTTGAACAAGAGAATGCACTTGGGAACCAATATCACTTCTTTGGAGTTTTATCCCAGTGAAAG GGTTGCTCTTACCACTTCCTCTCAATGGGGAGCAATGGTGACTAAGTTAAATGTCTCTGCTGATTGGAAAG AGTGGCAGATTTATCTATTACTCTGGGGATTATTTTTGGCATCAGCTATTCTATTTTACATGTTCTTTGAGAATTCTGATTCTTTCTGGAACTTCCCTCATCCATCTTCAAGACTAAAGATTGAAACTTTACATGGAGATCCAACATCTGATGAACAATGGAGCAGCTTT GATCTGCGGACCAGGAAAGTGGTTTGTCGAGGCCGTAGACAAGGGGAATTGTTCATCTTGGGTTTGGGCTCGTCCTCCGACTCTTACAAGTGCTTCCTTGCTTCGTCTTCGCATGAGATTGCGTCAACCAATGCTCTTTGGAAAATATAG